From a region of the Candida albicans SC5314 chromosome 1, complete sequence genome:
- a CDS encoding uncharacterized protein (Putative adapter protein; links synaptojanins Inp52 and Inp53 to the cortical actin cytoskeleton in S. cerevisiae; mutants are viable) yields the protein MTQVSPSNKKVNDFLSSLSQLSQERLREDQQRQRNLQRNIDELQSRSASTSPSKSSISTTSSTLATSYYGYSVPDLKFNRSRLTVENTKEQTKHNEKVYEEEDEEEAPKLPQRPINHETATKNPPPLPKRKYKEEIEEKPPALPARKPELEKINLLKPVARKSSFPMPSKPTQLNLNVNLKASNESSGKHRSFKDIEELIKSGNTVKKTAPRPPEKLTIDKPTVTSPKTPVKPTKADWLTSLSTAKTTTSTPQAVSPDSKRPVPPIISHKNWIDSAVSKTDTKPPVEKPSKPSFLKKTTKPEIPKKPNLPKENLFETEEEAEFKLKFKELKSASASVSPEKVEKKITGVPQNKVIVEFEAKLAQLRSQSPTRKPIERTKDEQEYLSKFEKVKAGPIPPLRPKSMTFNNPPPEFQKRFEKIVTKAPPKPIKPSKVSLSTYQEKDTKELMSQLKRLGSPKKEDQEKPKVEHKKEEDTKDIVTSNGGNEQSKRRTRGPKRRLPKLKEIGDLKPTRVISGELFI from the coding sequence ATGACACAAGTATCACCTTCAAATAAAAAGGTCAatgattttctttcaaGTTTATCTCAATTATCTCAAGAGAGATTACGGGAAGATCAGCAACGACAAAGAAATTTACAGagaaatattgatgaattacaACTGAGACTGGCCAGCACATCACCTAGCAAATCTTCCATATCAACTACAAGTTCTACATTGGCAACATCATATTACGGTTACTCTGTTCCCGATTTAAAGTTTAACAGAAGTAGATTAACTGTTGAGAACACCAaagaacaaacaaaacacaATGAAAAGGTCTATGAAGAGgaagacgaagaagaagcacCAAAATTACCACAACGACCCATAAACCATGAAACAGCTACAAAGAACCCACCACCATTAccgaaaagaaaatataaagaagaaattgaagaaaagcCACCTGCGTTACCAGCCAGAAAACCAGAACTTGAGAAGattaatttgttgaaacCAGTTGCAAGAAAATCGTCATTTCCTATGCCACTGAAACCTACGCAACTCAATTTAAATGTCAACTTGAAGGCTTCGAATGAGTCATCAGGTAAGCATCGATCTTTtaaagatattgaagaattaataaaatctgGTAACACAGTTAAGAAAACGGCACCAAGACCACCtgaaaaattgacaatAGATAAACCTACGGTTACTTCACCAAAGACGCCAGTGAAACCAACTAAAGCCGATTGGCTCACATCATTGTCTACAGCGAAGACCACTACATCAACCCCGCAAGCGGTTTCACCTGATTCAAAAAGACCAGTACCGCCTATTATTTCACATAAAAATTGGATAGATAGTGCTGTTAGTAAAACCGACACCAAACCTCCAGTGGAAAAACCTAGTAAACcatcatttttgaaaaaaaccACTAAACCAGAAATACCCAAGAAACCAAATTTACCAAAGGAAAACTTGTTTGAAACCGAAGAAGAAGctgaattcaaattgaaatttaaaGAACTCAAGTCAGCATCAGCATCAGTATCACCAGAAAAAGTCGAGAAAAAGATTACTGGTGTTCCACAGAACAAGGTTATAGTGGAATTTGAAGCGAAGTTAGCACAACTTAGATCTCAATCGCCCACCAGGAaaccaattgaaagaacaaaagatgaacaagaatatctttccaaatttgaaaaagtaAAAGCTGGTCCCATTCCACCACTAAGGCCCAAAAGTATGACTTTTAACAATCCACCACCAGAGTTTCAAAAacgatttgaaaaaattgtgaCTAAAGCTCCACCCAAACCAATCAAACCATCTAAAGTATCATTGAGTACttatcaagaaaaagatacTAAAGAATTGATGTCCCAGTTAAAGAGACTTGGCTCACCGAAGAAAGAGGATCAAGAGAAGCCGAAAGTGGAGcacaaaaaagaagaggATACTAAAGATATTGTCACTAGTAATGGTGGCAATGAACAATCCAAACGAAGAACACGGGGACCAAAAAGGAGATTACCAAAGTTGAAAGAAATAGGTGATTTAAAACCAACGAGAGTGATTAGTGGAGAGTTGTTTATATAG
- the GCA2 gene encoding Gca2p (Predicted extracellular glucoamylase; induced by ketoconazole; possibly essential, disruptants not obtained by UAU1 method; promotes biofilm matrix formation; Spider biofilm induced; Bcr1-induced in RPMI a/a biofilms) encodes MKLLSKVFVTALGLSSIASAAPTSSSSAENAQKTVPTELTLGVKQVPNILNDTAVDANVAAKGYSLVNVTLTGRGLTGILKLKEATNIYGYDFEYLNLSVEYQSDTRLNVHIEPTDLTDVFVLPEELVVKPKLEGDAKTFNFENSDLVFEYDEEDFGFEVLRSSTREVLFSTKGNPLVFSNQFIQFNTTLPKGHSITGLGESIHGSLNEPGVVKTLFANDVGDPIDGNIYGVHPVYYDQRYNTNTTHAVYWRTSAIQEVVVGETSLTWRALSGVIDLYFFSGPDPKDVIQQYVSEIGLPAMQPYWALGYHQCRWGYDTVESLETVVENFKKFDIPLETIWSDIDYMDGYKDFTNDPYRFPTDKFRKFLDDLHNNSQHYVPIFDAAIYVPNPNNATDNDYEPFHLGNESDVFLKNPDGSLYIGAVWPGYTVFPDFLANNTQEYWNKMFKDWYERIPFDGIWTDMNEVSSFCVGSCGTXRYFDNPVHPPFEVGYSGSDYPLGFDKSNASEWKSISEAAAATKTTTTTSSSTSTSIDGKNTLAPGKGNINYPPYAINNDQGDHDLATHAISPNATHADGTVEYDIHNIYGLIQERAIYEALLEIHPNKRPFIIGRSSFAGSGKYMGHWGGDNYADYYMMYFSIPQALSMGLSGIPFFGVDACGFNGNTDMELCSRWMQLASFFPFYRNHNVLGAIPQEPYVWEGVMKATKTSINVRYSLLPYYYTLLHESHVTGIPIMRAFNWQFPYSKELAGVDTQFFVGDALLVTPVLEPGVNHTKGVFPGENAVYYDFYTHKKQKFTAGKNETLAAPLGHIPLHIKGGNIIPTQEPGYTTTESRKNPFGLLVALDAEGTASGKLYLDDGESVDVEEALYVDFVASKNKLVASVFGEYEVRQPLANVTILGVDSEPKKVLFNNETVSHKYENGAVYLTDLEKFTKEGAFAEEFTLQW; translated from the coding sequence atgaaattgttaTCCAAGGTATTTGTTACTGCTTTGGgtctttcttcaattgcCAGTGCTGCACCAACAAGCAGCAGTAGCGCCGAGAACGCCCAAAAAACTGTTCCTACTGAACTCACTTTAGGTGTCAAACAAGTTCCTAACATCTTAAATGATACTGCTGTTGACGCCAATGTTGCCGCTAAAGGTTATTCTTTGGTAAATGTTACTTTAACAGGTAGAGGTTTAACTGGTATTTTGAAACTTAAAGAAGCTACAAACATTTATGGTTACGACTTTGAGTACTTGAACTTGTCGGTTGAATACCAAAGTGATACAAGATTAAATGTTCATATWGAACCTACTGATTTGACTgatgtttttgttttgccAGAAGAACTTGTTGTTAARCCAAAACTTGAAGGTGATGCTaaaacttttaattttgaaaactcCGACTTGGTTTTTGAatatgatgaagaagattttggatttgaagTTTTAAGAAGCTCTACTCGTGAAGTATTGTTCTCCACTAAAGGTAATCCATTGGTTTTCtccaatcaattcattcaattcaatactACTTTACCAAAAGGTCACTCAATTACTGGATTAGGCGAATCCATTCATGGATCTTTGAATGAACCAGGTGTTGTCAAAACATTATTTGCTAACGATGTTGGTGATCCAATTGATGGTAACATCTATGGTGTACATCCAGTGTACTACGACCAAAGATATAACACAAACACTACACATGCTGTTTATTGGAGAACTTCAGCTATTCAAGAAGTTGTCGTTGGTGAGACTTCTCTCACATGGCGTGCTCTTTCTGGTGTCATTGATCTTTATTTCTTTAGTGGTCCAGATCCAAAAGATGTTATCCAACAATATGTTTCTGAAATTGGTTTACCTGCTATGCAACCATACTGGGCATTGGGTTACCATCAATGTAGATGGGGTTACGACACTGTTGAATCACTTGAAactgttgttgaaaatttcaaaaaRTTTGATATTCCATTGGAAACCATTTGGTCagatattgattatatgGATGGATACAAGGATTTCACTAATGATCCATACAGATTCCCAACAGataaatttagaaaatttttaGATGATCTTCACAATAACAGTCAACATTATGTTCCTATATTTGATGCTGCAATTTATGTTCCTAACCCAAACAATGCCACtgataatgattatgaACCATTCCACTTGGGTAATGAATCAGACGTGTTCTTGAAAAATCCAGATGGATCATTATATATTGGTGCAGTATGGCCAGGATACACTGTATTCCCAGACTTTTTAGCCAACAATACTCAAGAATATTGGAACAAAATGTTTAAAGATTGGTATGAGAGAATTCCATTTGATGGTATTTGGACAGATATGAATGAAGTCAGTTCCTTCTGTGTTGGTTCATGTGGTACYGRTAGATATTTCGATAACCCAGTTCATCCACCATTTGAAGTTGGATATTCTGGTTCTGATTATCCATTAGGTTTTGATAAATCGAATGCATCTGAAtggaaatcaatttctgaagcagcagcagctactaaaacaaccaccacaacatCATCTTCAACTTCGACATCAATTGATGGTAAGAACACTTTAGCTCCAGGTAAAGGTAATATCAAYTATCCACCATATGCAATTAACAATGACCAAGGTGATCATGATCTTGCCACACATGCAATTTCACCAAATGCTACTCATGCCGATGGGACTGTTGAATACGATATTCATAATATATATGGTCTCATTCAAGAACGTGCCATTTACGAAGCATTATTGGAAATTCATCCTAACAAGAGAccatttattattggaCGTTCATCATTTGCTGGATCTGGTAAATACATGGGTCATTGGGGAGGTGATAACTATGCTGACTATTATATGATGTACTTTTCTATTCCTCAAGCTTTATCAATGGGTCTTTCTGGTATCCCATTCTTTGGTGTGGATGCATGTGGGTTCAATGGTAACACTGATATGGAGTTATGTTCTAGATGGATGCAATTGGCTTCATTCTTCCCATTCTACAGAAACCATAATGTTTTGGGTGCTATTCCACAAGAGCCATATGTCTGGGAAGGTGTTATGAAAGCAACTAAGACATCCATTAATGTCAGATATTCTTTGTTGCCATACTATTACACTTTGTTACACGAATCACAYGTTACTGGTATTCCAATTATGCGTGCTTTCAACTGGCAATTCCCTTACAGCAAAGAATTGGCCGGCGTTGATACTCAATTTTTCGTTGGTGATGCATTATTGGTTACACCAGTTTTAGAACCAGGTGTCAACCATACTAAAGGTGTTTTCCCAGGTGAGAATGCTGTGTACTATGATTTCTACACTCataagaaacaaaaattcaCTGCTGGCAAGAACGAAACTTTGGCTGCTCCTTTGGGTCACATTCCATTACACATTAAAGGTGGTAACATCATTCCAACTCAAGAACCAGGTTATACTACCACTGAGTCAAGAAAGAACCCATTTGGATTGTTGGTTGCCTTGGATGCTGAAGGTACTGCTTCTGGTAAATTGTATCTYGATGATGGTGAATCCGTAGATGTTGAAGAAGCATTATATGTTGACTTTGTTGCATCCAAGAATAAATTGGTTGCTTCAGTTTTCGGTGAATATGAAGTTCGTCAACCATTGGCCAATGTTACAATTTTGGGAGTTGATTCTGAACCTAAGAAGGTYTTGTTTAACAATGAAACAGTAAGTCACAAGTACGAAAATGGTGCTGTCTATCTCActgatttagaaaaattcACCAAAGAAGGTGCCTTTGCTGAAGAATTTACTCTTCAATGGTAA
- a CDS encoding uncharacterized protein (Protein of unknown function; Hap43-repressed gene), whose protein sequence is MTSTSSYTNVDFFSDLGKLPPEVITLIIDNIPKCMLPQLLYFPPIRKAVASSILSNVNITIPEEVGRHEWSDEPGVGYSRCKCDVFDIEFSDFKEGITQWHVYPKIFSMEYINNFKTIWDTFPQMITNASSIKGFFLWEDDSDTENDIHTGDDMHTKDLLKFFADSNIKFDSLNLAEFPGPITLPPITTNLSLSRTTLTSYEIPGLKKLEVDLYCAGEQNQSYTFTSDLEDLTIEDRHFIQMTLPSSLRRLSINTDMVSVNIISEELVNLEYLELKNLRIPFINEIGIVAPNLKTLDLEECRNTINLYGLREFQKLKHLSLKQCAYPIGLFEENFFPELESFEFSGKNSFERENAYRGSLKFPANLKRLSIKWANHITIDLRTFILPPQLKHLELLDVNFSNEPLKFSEKLQYVRICTPVFIFPGNFRIPPLMKHFQIQANRLAFPSSQFMYSLPDGLELLQLLSSEKGKLSQLTQKVNWPKSLKVFGIRRLRLHSHSLELWNFHESNLEEIDIQGGTLDQLNADALPTSLVVLTLQNLQMQKLRGSFENLKNLQELTLVHNNLENKTHMKFPSLKFLDLGYCKFDLIPPVSVSLIKERRSLLTLESASMDVVISQEDTCITQKPKRIKI, encoded by the coding sequence ATGACAAGCACAAGTTCTTATACcaatgttgattttttcagTGATTTGGGGAAGTTACCACCAGAAGTTATTACTTTAATTATTGACAATATACCGAAATGCATGTTGCctcaattattatattttccACCGATTAGAAAAGCTGTCGCTTCCTCGATTTTGTCAAATGTAAATATTACTATTCCTGAGGAAGTTGGAAGACACGAGTGGAGTGATGAACCAGGTGTTGGTTATTCCAGATGTAAATGCGACGTGTTCGACATTGAATTCAGTGATTTTAAGGAGGGCATAACTCAATGGCATGTGTACCCAAAAATCTTTTCTATggaatatataaataattttaagACTATTTGGGATACTTTCCCGCAAATGATAACAAATGCTCTGAGCATTAAGGGTTTCTTTTTGTGGGAGGATGATAGCGATACAGAGAATGATATCCATACAGGGGATGATATGCATACAAAggatttgttgaaattttttgcCGATTCcaatattaaatttgattctttgAATCTAGCAGAGTTCCCGGGTCCAATTACATTACCTCCCATTACCACAAATCTTCTGTTACTGCGTACTACCTTGACTAGTTATGAGATCCCAggtttgaaaaagttgGAAGTCGATTTATATTGTGCTGGTGAACAAAACCAATCTTATACGTTTACTTCTGATTTGGAAGATTTAACAATTGAAGATCGtcattttattcaaatgaCTTTACCTTCAAGTTTGCGGAGACTATCGATAAATACAGATATGGTATCGGTAAATATTATTTCTGAAGAATTGGTAAATCTAGAATATCTAGAGCTCAAGAATCTTAGAATCCCCTTTATTAACGAAATTGGGATAGTTGCtcccaatttgaaaacattaGACTTAGAAGAATGTCGAAACACAATCAATCTTTACGGCTTGAGAGAATTTCAGAAGTTAAAGCATTTATCTTTGAAGCAATGTGCTTACCCAATTGGtttatttgaagaaaatttctTTCCTGAGTTAGAAAGTTTTGAATTCTCAGgtaaaaattcttttgaaagagaaaatgCTTACCGGGGATCATTGAAGTTTCCTGCAAATTTAAAACgtttatcaataaaatgGGCCAACCATataacaattgatttgagAACTTTTATTCTTCCTCCTCAATTGAAACATCTAGAACTTTTAGATGTCAATTTCAGTAACGAGCCTTTAAAATTTagtgaaaaattacaaTATGTACGAATCTGTACTCCAGTATTCATCTTCCCAGGAAATTTTAGGATACCTCCATTGATgaaacattttcaaattcaggCTAATCGTTTGGCTTTTCCTTCATCACAATTTATGTATAGTTTACCAGATGGATTAGAACTTTTACAATTATTGTCTTCCGAAAAGGGAAAGTTGTCACAACTAACCCAGAAAGTTAACTGGCCGAAATCATTAAAAGTTTTTGGTATACGTCGTTTGAGGTTACACTCACACTCATTAGAATTATGGAATTTTCACGAATCTAatttagaagaaattgatattcAGGGTGGAACtcttgatcaattaaacGCTGATGCATTACCAACTAGCCTCGTAGTGTTAACGTTGCAGAATTTGCAGATGCAAAAGCTACGTGGatcttttgaaaacttgaaaaatttgcaaGAATTAACTCTCGTGCACAATAATCTTGAAAACAAGACACATATGAAGTTTCCATCATTGAAATTCTTAGATTTAGGATACTGCaagtttgatttgataCCACCAGTATCAGTTTCCttaattaaagaaagaagaagtttACTTACATTGGAGTCAGCTTCTATGGATGTTGTTATTCTGCAAGAAGATACATGTATTACTCAAAAACCCAAACGAATAAAGATATAA
- a CDS encoding uncharacterized protein (Protein with predicted RNI-like domains; rat catheter biofilm induced) produces the protein MTNRNENTDVNVDFFLKSSKLPPEVLVVILGYLPKCVLPELLYFPPIREVVAFTILSNVNITYSMERQRWKGEPWPGYIETNYHRFDIKLNNLKKGISQWNIYPKSIHMDGSYQLEQVLETFPELLTKASDINGAFTGFKDRDLKVVLKFLIDSKIKFNSLSLSGFSNLIAFHPTVTNFSLSYNTPIRYEIPGLKKLAIVLGCSGIRNRTHTFLSDLEDLTIKDYQVTQLNLPPFLRRLSIARFSDSVDIISEKLVSLEYLELEYSKNGFFIKTEITAPNLKTLILKKCQSATNFDELRRFQKLKHLSLKCCTFPSGIFEKGLFPELEIFKYIGNYESTYPANKYHIALHLPSNLRHLSIKHASFLIINLNAFFLPPKLTHLELWNVKFSKGYLYLSKNLEFIRISAPVIRFLGNFKIPPQAKHVQMKAKFLSIRKPDFMYHLPDGLKNLQLISNGSEKVLPLGKKIHWPKSLIVFCVHNLGLNFPSLELWNFNNSNLEEIDVIGGFLEKLHADGLPTSLKMLTMKNLRIEKLGGSFENLKSLERLSLHFNDIKYITDMEFPSLKFLDSGDRKVDLVPPVSISLVDAKKKLLNLEHNGNDHQ, from the coding sequence ATGACAAACAGAAACGAAAACACAGATGTCAATGTcgatttttttcttaaatcatcaaaattacCACCCGAGGTTCTTGTTGTAATTTTGGGTTATTTACCAAAATGCGTGTTGCCCGAATTATTGTATTTCCCACCGATTAGAGAAGTTGTCGCTTTCACAATCTTATCAAATGTAAATATTACATACAGTATGGAACGTCAAAGATGGAAAGGTGAACCATGGCCTGGTTACATTGAAACAAACTATCATCGGTTTGATATAAAACTCAATAATTTGAAGAAGGGCATAAGTCAATGGAATATATATCCGAAATCCATTCATATGGATGGCTCATATCAACTTGAGCAAGTTTTGGAAACTTTCCCCGAACTTTTAACCAAAGCTCTGGATATTAATGGTGCATTTACTGGGTTTAAAGACAGGGATTTAAAAgttgttttgaaatttttaatagATTCCAagattaaatttaattctttaaGCTTATCAGGCTTTTCAAATCTAATTGCATTTCATCCTACTGTCACAAACTTTCTGTTACTGTATAATACACCAATTAGATATGAGATCCCTggtttgaaaaagttgGCCATTGTTTTAGGTTGTAGTGGCATACGAAACCGAACACATACATTTCTTTCTGACTTGGAGGATTTAACAATTAAGGATTATCAGGTTACccaattgaatttaccTCCTTTTTTGCGAAGACTATCTATAGCCAGATTTTCGGATTCGGTAGATATCATATCCGAAAAATTGGTTAGTCTAGAGTATTTAGAGCTTGAGTATCTGAAGAATGGgttttttatcaaaaccGAAATAACTGCcccaaatttgaaaacattgatCTTAAAAAAATGTCAAAGCGCTACcaattttgatgaattgagaAGATTCCAAAAGTTAAAGCATCTATCCTTGAAATGTTGTACTTTCCCCTCTGgcatatttgaaaaaggtTTGTTTCCAGAGCTAGagattttcaaatatataGGGAATTACGAATCTACTTATCCTGCTAATAAGTATCATATAGCATTACATCTCCCATCAAATTTAAGGCATTTGTCAATAAAGCATGCTAGTTTCCttataattaatttaaatgctttctttcttcctCCTAAATTGACACATTTGGAACTTTGGAATGTCAAATTCAGCAAAGGGTATTTATACCTTAGTAAAAATTTAGAGTTTATACGAATCAGTGCTCCAGTAATAAGATTCCTAggtaatttcaaaattccTCCACAGGCAAAACATGTACAGATGAAAGCTAAATTTTTGAGTATCAGGAAACCGGATTTCATGTATCATTTACCCGATGGATTAAAAAACTTACAATTAATTTCCAATGGATCAGAAAAGGTGCTACCATTAggtaaaaaaattcattggccaaaatcattaatagtGTTCTGTGTACATAATTTGGGTTTAAATTTTCCTTCCTTAGAATTATggaattttaataattccaatcttgaagaaattgacgTTATAGGTGGGTTTCTTGAGAAATTACATGCTGATGGATTGCCCACTAGTCTTAAAATGTTAACTATGAAGAATTTAAGGATTGAGAAATTAGGTGGatcttttgaaaacttaAAAAGTTTGGAAAGATTGAGTCTTCACTTCAATGATATCAAATACATCACTGATATGGAATTTCCatcattgaaatttttagaTTCGGGAGACAGGAAGGTTGATTTGGTGCCACCAGTTTCAATATCCTTAGTTGAtgcaaagaaaaaattacttAATTTGGAACACAATGGTAACGACCACCAGTAG
- a CDS encoding uncharacterized protein (Protein of unknown function; Hap43-induced; rat catheter and Spider biofilm induced), whose protein sequence is MFQHLNIIATTQQLQHNTPTMLLSQYQTYQLFINQLISIFASFESLLCKVSNRIIFIIWFPIILFFIFDIVSCLSVKLLLNYNLLDNGGATTATHHASNAAGVTTHRGLS, encoded by the coding sequence ATGTTTCAACATTTAAATATCATTGCTACTACtcaacaactacaacatAATACTCCAACAATGTTACTTTCTCAATATCAGacttatcaattatttattaatcaattaatatcGATTTTTGCATCAtttgaatcattattatgTAAAGTTAGTAATcgaattatatttattatttggttcccaataattttgtttttcatatttgatattgttagTTGCTTAAGTgtgaaattattattaaattataatcTTCTTGATAATGGTGGTGCCACAACAGCAACTCATCACGCATCTAATGCTGCTGGTGTGACTACTCATAGGGGACTTTCATAG
- the FCY23 gene encoding Fcy23p (Putative transporter; Gcn4p-regulated; more similar to S. cerevisiae Tpn1p, which is a vitamin B6 transporter, than to purine-cytosine permeases): MSKIKNNSPTIKQRPTGVTTTNSSSSIDVVTTSAPRYEDNFFNDETTHEITSETNSTSSSSTIFQYLATISKKLDSLGVETRGIERIQPYERSTNRTKQFISVMGLWLSACGGLSSMSSFYLGPLLFELGLRNTLLAGLLGEILGCFIAAYCSLMGPRSGCRQMVSGRFLFGWWFVKLVALVAIIGVMGWSVVNSVVGGQILSSVSDDKIPLWAGIVIIAAISLIVAIAGIKQLIRVEAFLSIPVNCAFLLLYIVASQKFDYLTWKDAVVATEGSEYSAAATVKGNWLSFFSLCYSITSTWGTIASDYYILFPENTPDWEIFAITFFGISIPTTFVGVAGILIGNVALTYQPWGDAYKKLGMGGLLNEAFKPWGAGGKFLLMIIFLSLISNNIINTYSAAFGVQLAGTMFAKVPRWLWAILLTAIYLICALVGRNEFSTILGNFLPMIGYWVSMYFIMLLEENTIFRTDKFKYLFTKEFPRVNKEEEQEEEDGLDSSIVHHPIDARIIGTPLRQNQHYNFSIWNDYDKLTQGLAATASFIIGATGAAVGMSQAYWIGPLARRIGGEFGGDIAMWLCMGFSGLVYPPLRYLELKKFGR; the protein is encoded by the coding sequence ATgtcaaaaataaagaataacAGTCCTACAATAAAGCAACGACCAACTGGtgtaacaacaactaattcttcttcatcaatagACGTTGTAACGACTTCTGCACCTAGATATGAagacaattttttcaatgatgaAACAACTCATGAAATAACTAGTGAAACTAACTCTACTTCCAGCTCATCGACAATTTTCCAATATCTTGCCACCATTTCTAAAAAACTTGATTCTTTAGGTGTTGAAACTAGAGGTATTGAACGTATACAACCTTATGAACGTTCCACTAATCGTACCAAACAATTCATTAGTGTCATGGGATTATGGTTATCTGCATGTGGTGGATTATCATCAATGTCATCATTTTATTTAGgtccattattatttgaattagGGTTACGTAATACTTTACTTGCCGGATTATTAGGAGAAATTTTGGGGTGTTTTATTGCTGCTTATTGTTCATTAATGGGACCTCGTTCTGGTTGTCGTCAAATGGTGAGTGGTCGATTTTTATTTGGCTGGTGGTTTGTTAAATTAGTGGCGTTAGTGGCTATTATTGGGGTTATGGGTTGGTCAGTGGTTAATAGTGTTGTTGGTGGACAAATATTGAGTTCGGTAAGTGATGATAAAATTCCACTTTGGGCCGGGATCGTTATTATTGCGGCTATTTCTTTGATTGTGGCCATTGCCGGgattaaacaattgattcGTGTTGAAGCATTTTTAAGTATACCGGTGAATTGtgcatttttattattatatatcGTTGCATCacaaaaatttgattatttaacTTGGAAAGATGCTGTTGTTGCAACTGAGGGTAGTGAATATTCTGCAGCTGCAACTGTTAAAGGTAATTGGTTAAGTTTTTTCTCATTATGTTATTCCATTACTTCAACTTGGGGTACTATTGCTTCtgattattatattttattccCAGAAAATACTCCAGATTGGGAAATCTTTGCCATTACTTTTTTCGGGATCTCTATACCAACAACTTTTGTTGGAGTAGCTGGTATTTTAATTGGTAATGTAGCATTAACTTATCAACCTTGGGGTGATGCTTATAAAAAATTAGGAATGGGTggattattaaatgaagCATTTAAACCTTGGGGTGCTGGAGgtaaatttcttttaatgataattttcttatcattaatttcaaataatattattaatactTATTCTGCAGCATTTGGAGTACAATTAGCTGGTACTATGTTTGCTAAAGTTCCTAGATGGTTATGGGCAATCCTTTTAACAgcaatttatttaatttgtgCGTTAGTGGGTCGTAATGAATTTTCAACTATTTTAGGAAATTTCTTACCCATGATTGGTTATTGGGTATCAATGTATTTCATCATgttattagaagaaaataCTATTTTCAGAActgataaatttaaatatttattcaCAAAGGAATTCCCTCGTGttaataaagaagaagaacaagaagaagaagacggTTTGGATTCGTCAATTGTACATCATCCCATTGATGCAAGAATTATTGGTACACCATTGAgacaaaatcaacattatAATTTCAGTATTTGGAATGattatgataaattaaCTCAAGGTTTAGCAGCAACAGCGTCATTTATAATTGGTGCTACAGGTGCTGCTGTGGGTATGTCACAAGCATATTGGATCGGACCTCTTGCTAGACGTATAGGAGGTGAATTTGGTGGTGATATTGCCATGTGGTTATGTATGGGATTTAGTGGATTGGTTTATCCTCCATTACGTTatttagaattgaaaaaatttggtaGATAA